From the genome of Oryza glaberrima chromosome 1, OglaRS2, whole genome shotgun sequence:
TGTTGATTTTAGTTCTGAATGCACCTGGAACAACTAGAGGAAAATCTGACATATGTCATGTTGCAACAGTGGTTAACATGATATGGTGTGATGAATTGGCATGGTGGGACTCTTTCTTAGTTGCAGCTCATGATATGGTATGATGAATTGCTGCGTTTGTTCCTTGCATTTGGGAACTAATCTCccacgcacggaaaacggagtgactcattagtgcataattaattattagtttcttttaaaaaaatggaataatatgattttttttaaagcaactttcgtatagaaatatttttgtaaaaaaacacatcgtttaacagtttgaaaagtgtgcgcacggaaaatgagggagatgagttgggaaagtaagctgccgaacacagcctaagtagtCTTACTGTCATTCCACCATTGCTCTTTACTTACTAGGATTCTGTGTGGTGGCAATTTGGCTATGTACATAGTTTCGCAATGTGCATGATGCAACATCATTTTTAAGTAATAGCTTTCACCTATAAGTTATAGAAGCCATTAAGATTCTAGTCTAATAAATGTTTGTTGATTATTTCATTCCTTACAAAATGCTAGCCTAACCTATTGAATGCCAATATATTGGCAGTGAGGGAAGTTTGATGATGCACAGTTTGAAAATATAGTAAATTAACAAGCTATGATTATGCTCTGATGCATTTGCATCTGTTCTAACAAGTCATATTTATTGTCTTCATTGCATTGCTGCTACGATTTACAAAATCAGTTTTCTGTTTCTTTATGCTGTATCTGTTGCATTTGTAACTTGTATTGCCttctttactctctctctctctctcctggaAGATGAATTTATGTAGCAGTGAAACCATAAGAACTCTTTTTGTTTTGCAAGCTGAAAGATGTTGTCTTCAAACATGATGTTGATTTGGTAATTCTTTTGTCTTGTAGGTTTGCAAGTACTTTCTTGATGCCGTGGAGAAGAAACAGTACGGTTGGTTTTGGGTTTGCCCAAATGGGGGCAAAGATTGCCACTACAGGCATGCACTTCCACCTGGCTATGTACTGAAGTCCCAAATGAAGGCCTTATTGGAGGAAGAGAGTGAAAAGATTGCTATCGAAGATGAGATTGAAGATCAGGTAGAATTACGATCAACAGTCAAAATTGTTCTGTCTGGAATATTGAATTTTGTTGTCTTCTTTCCACTTGTTCACTATTATGACGATCTGTTGCCATGTCCATCTAACAGCGTAAAAAGGTAAAAACAACAACTCCTATGACCACAGATTTATTCATGGAATGGAAAAGGAAGAAGGCAGAAGAAAGAGAAGCTGGTCTGGCTGCCTTGAGGGCAGAGAGGGCTAAGAATGATCGCATGAGGTAGTATTTGCTCCTATTAGTTTATCGTTTTGAGCTCTCGAGGCTTGAGGTACTTACTGTGATTGTATTTGCTATTGTGTCCAGTGGCCGTGAGCTGTTCATGGCTGATTCAAGTGTGTTCGTTGATGATGCTGAAGCATATGATGTATATGAAAGACAGGAAGAATCAGAGGCTAATGAAGAACCGGTAAATTTTCATTCATGTGCTATAATATTTGCTCCTAACAAATTGTTTGATTAATGTTACAACTAAAGATTGAAAGTACTAATTGTTTGAGGGAGCAGAAAAGGCCCAGATACCCTCCcccaaagattctaaagttatATAATGGAACTATCAGTTTTGGCAGATACACCTTGAACTTAAAATTATTTGGGGAGCACTCCTTTTGTATTCCCTTTGTTATTTTCAAGACTATTGACATGCCTGAATCACAAGTGGGTTGTAGATACCCAATCAGAACATATGTTGGGCTGTTGTCCTTCACATATCTGAAATCAAGTCTATGGAAAAATGAAACATCTTTTTAGGCACTTTTACAGAAGGCGGTAACTGTATCTATGCTCGATCGCCTCCTGAGAAATTAAATGAATAGGAAAAACTTCCAATAAAGAAGTAATCTGAATCTTATGCCAAACTGATTCTTTCTTCTTCCATGAATGTACTTAGGTTTATTTGTTGGCGTGACACTTCGTAGTGAGATTATTTTCTTAGCTTATTTGAATGTATTTATTGTGCCTGAAACACCTGTATGCGTTGAAGTTGAATAGGTATGCCTGGATAGAATGGTCAACATGAAATACACATATCATGTATCCATGTCACGTTGTTATGTTCAGTTCAACTCATTGTTTTCAGTAAACTTGGTATCGCGATGCGGATTGTAGTATCATGCAAATTGGATACCAATATAACTACATATAACTGAATACCAATATTAAATTCAAATTGAAACAAAAGACATCTCATAGGATCCCAATCCTATGGTCCGATTTTGCTTGGAGAAAAGCGACCCTACCTATGATCCTAATCCTAACAACTTTGGTTCCTTCAACCCCCCAAAATAATTTTGTTCCTTTATATTTTCCGCTTGAAAGGGATTTTGGCAGATAGTAGATAAGTGCAGGCTGCTCTGTGGCAATTCAATGAATgtgttacatatatttttatttccatGTTGCAGAGCAATAAAAACCAGGATGAGGGGCCAAGTTCATCAACTTCTAATGGCAAGGAGGTGGAAGAGTCCGATGATGAagatatagatattgatgatgaCCTGGACATTGATGAGTTAAACGAGCTTGAAGCAAGCCTGTCAAGAACTTCCATTCAGATTCGAGAACCTGGCGAGGGAACATCATCTTGAGCAGTAACACTCTGGACTGGAAGGCCATTGAGAAGTAGAACACCATTTTTG
Proteins encoded in this window:
- the LOC127760744 gene encoding zinc finger CCCH domain-containing protein 11; the protein is MPPKKAAPSKADLAKKQKVVEDKTFGLKNKNKSKNVQKYVQSLHQAVQPKPDPTKTAAKKKKEEEKAREKELNDLFKVAVSQPKVPVGVDPKSIVCEFFKVGQCQKGFKCKFSHDLNVQRKGEKIDIYTDKRDAETMEDWDQETLEKVVASKGAEYQQNKPTDIVCKYFLDAVEKKQYGWFWVCPNGGKDCHYRHALPPGYVLKSQMKALLEEESEKIAIEDEIEDQRKKVKTTTPMTTDLFMEWKRKKAEEREAGLAALRAERAKNDRMSGRELFMADSSVFVDDAEAYDVYERQEESEANEEPSNKNQDEGPSSSTSNGKEVEESDDEDIDIDDDLDIDELNELEASLSRTSIQIREPGEGTSS